One Cynocephalus volans isolate mCynVol1 chromosome 5, mCynVol1.pri, whole genome shotgun sequence DNA window includes the following coding sequences:
- the RGS17 gene encoding regulator of G-protein signaling 17, with product MRKRQQSQNEGTPAVSQAPGNQRPNNTCCFCWCCCCSCSCLTVRNEERGENAGRPTHTTKMESIQVLEECQNPTADEVLSWSQNFDKMMKTPAGRNLFREFLRTEYSEENLLFWLACEDLKKEQNKKVIEEKARMIYEDYISILSPKEVSLDSRVREVINRNLLDPNPHMYEDAQLQIYTLMHRDSFPRFLNSQIYKSFLQSTAGSSSES from the exons ATGCGAAAAAGGCAGCAGTCACAAAATGAAGGAACACCTGCTGTGTCTCAAGCACCTGGAAACCAGAGGCCCAACAACACATGCTGCTTTTGCTGGTGCTGTTGTTGCAGCTGCTCCTG CCTCActgttagaaatgaagaaagaggagaaaatgcaGGAAGACCCACACATACCACAAAAATGGAGAGTATCCAGGTCCTAGAGGAATG CCAAAACCCCACTGCAGATGAAGTCTTGTCCTGGTCTCAAAATTTTGACAAGATGATGAAGACCCCAGCAGGAAGAAACCTTTTCAGAGAGTTCCTCCGAACAGAATACAgtgaagagaacctccttttctgGCTTGCCTGTGAAGACTTAAAGAAAGAGCAGAACAAAAAAGTAATTGAGGAAAAGGCCAGAATGATATATGAAGATTACATTTCTATACTGTCACCAAAAGAg gtCAGTCTTGATTCTCGAGTTAGAGAGGTGATCAATAGAAATCTGTTGGATCCTAATCCTCACATGTATGAAGATGCCCAACTTCAGATATATACCTTAATGCACAGAGATTCTTTTCCAAGGTTTTTGAACTCTCAAATTTATAAGTCATTTCTTCAAAGTACTGCCGGCTCTTCTTCTGAatcttaa